The sequence below is a genomic window from Clostridia bacterium.
GGGGCCGATGCCGTGGTTCGGCAGGAGGAGGTCGAGCGCCAAGGTGAGCTTGTCAAGTTAAAAGGACCGTCTCGCCACCTTGAGAATATCGATTTAGCAGGCCGGGATGTAGCTACGGGCGAGCTAGTGCTGGCTAAGGGCACCCGAATTGGGACCGGAGAGGTGGGAATGCTGGCGGCCCTGGGGCACGCCCGAGTTGAGGTTTTCCAGCGCCCGCGGGTGGCCATTGTCAGCACCGGCGATGAAATCATCGATGTGGCTGAGCCCTTGGCCCCTGGCAAAGTGCGCAACAGCAACCTCTATGCCCTGGCGGCTTCGGTGGAAGCCGCCGGAGGCAAGCCGATCCTAGTGGGAGCGGTGCCCGACGATGCTGAAGCTATAGCCCGAGCCATCATGAGGGTTGCTCCTGAGGTCGATCTGATCATTAGTTCGGGCGGGGTGTCGGTGGGGGATTACGATTTGGTACACCGGGCTTGGGAACTCCTCGGCGCGGAAGTACTCTTTTGGAAAGTAGCCATAAAGCCTGGTACTCCCATCCTGTGGGGGCAGCTGGGCCCCGTGCCGCTGGCGGGGCTTTCCGGCAATCCCGCTGCCTGCCTGATCGGCTTTGAACAGCTAGTACGCCCGGTCATCAGGCGCTTGGGCGGCTATAACAAGGCTTTTTGGCCCCAGGTGACTGGCATCTTAGAAGACGCTTATTCCAAAGCTAGCCGCCAACGGCGATTCTTGCGAGCTCGGGCTCGCTGGCAGGAAGGCGAATGGCGTATTCGGCTCACCGGTGCCCAAAGCCCTGGCATCTTGAGGTCAATGCTGGGGTGTAATGCCTTAGTAGATGTGCCGGCCGGGAGCGGGCCGCTGGCTGCGGGGGAGAAGG
It includes:
- a CDS encoding molybdopterin molybdotransferase MoeA, whose translation is MQQMLALEAAQELVLSRVRLLKSEVVPLTQASGRVLAQDIKAKDPLPPFNRSAVDGYAVVAQATQGASPQAPVTLQVIEEVAAGYVATKKVSWGTAIRILTGAPVPEGADAVVRQEEVERQGELVKLKGPSRHLENIDLAGRDVATGELVLAKGTRIGTGEVGMLAALGHARVEVFQRPRVAIVSTGDEIIDVAEPLAPGKVRNSNLYALAASVEAAGGKPILVGAVPDDAEAIARAIMRVAPEVDLIISSGGVSVGDYDLVHRAWELLGAEVLFWKVAIKPGTPILWGQLGPVPLAGLSGNPAACLIGFEQLVRPVIRRLGGYNKAFWPQVTGILEDAYSKASRQRRFLRARARWQEGEWRIRLTGAQSPGILRSMLGCNALVDVPAGSGPLAAGEKVKAWLLIEGLD